A genome region from Streptomyces antimycoticus includes the following:
- a CDS encoding helix-turn-helix domain-containing protein — protein sequence MRDPEAAAPLEARLATRLGDLRLERGWSLDELARRTGISRSTLSRLERGEISPTATLLNTLCAAYERTMSRLLAEVEAEPPQVVRAAAQPVWRDETSGFARRSVSPPHAGLRGEVVEGTLRPGADIAYDGPPVPGVEQHIWVLEGAVDITANGQAYELGAGDCLRFRLWGSSRFRCVGPDPVRYALMVVLP from the coding sequence ATGAGAGATCCGGAGGCCGCCGCACCGTTGGAGGCCCGTCTGGCCACCCGCCTCGGCGACTTGCGCTTGGAACGAGGCTGGTCGCTGGACGAGTTGGCGCGCCGGACGGGCATCAGCCGTTCGACGCTGTCCCGTCTCGAACGCGGCGAGATCAGCCCGACCGCCACCCTGCTCAACACGTTGTGCGCGGCCTACGAGCGCACGATGTCGCGACTGCTGGCCGAGGTGGAGGCGGAGCCGCCCCAGGTGGTGCGCGCTGCCGCGCAGCCGGTGTGGCGGGACGAGACCTCGGGATTTGCCCGCCGCTCGGTGTCCCCGCCGCATGCGGGGCTGCGCGGTGAGGTGGTCGAGGGCACGCTGCGCCCGGGCGCGGACATCGCGTACGACGGACCACCGGTCCCGGGCGTCGAGCAGCACATCTGGGTTCTGGAGGGCGCGGTGGACATCACGGCCAACGGCCAGGCGTACGAGCTCGGGGCGGGGGACTGTCTGCGGTTCCGGCTGTGGGGAAGCTCGCGATTCCGCTGCGTGGGCCCCGATCCGGTGCGCTACGCGCTGATGGTCGTCCTGCCGTAA
- a CDS encoding GNAT family N-acetyltransferase has protein sequence MPAPHRIDRLTAADFPDTVKGLAELLVDAVDDGASMGFLAPFDHETAASWWQTQTSAVADGSLAVWVCHDTGGITGTVGLAFSRKPNGRHRAEILKLIVRREARGQGIARALLATAEAAATAAGVTLLLLDTRTGSPAERVYGAEGWTRYGIVPAYAADPDGSLEDCSFFYKHLTTPTGS, from the coding sequence GTGCCCGCACCACACCGCATCGACCGCCTGACCGCCGCCGACTTCCCCGACACCGTCAAGGGCCTGGCCGAGCTCCTGGTCGACGCCGTCGACGACGGGGCCTCCATGGGTTTCCTGGCCCCCTTCGACCATGAGACCGCCGCGAGCTGGTGGCAGACGCAGACCTCGGCGGTGGCCGACGGCAGCCTGGCCGTCTGGGTCTGCCATGACACCGGCGGCATCACCGGCACCGTCGGCCTGGCCTTCTCCCGGAAGCCCAACGGCCGTCACCGGGCCGAGATCCTCAAACTGATCGTCCGTCGCGAGGCCCGGGGCCAGGGCATCGCCCGTGCCCTCCTGGCCACCGCCGAGGCCGCCGCCACCGCCGCCGGGGTCACCCTCCTGCTCCTGGACACCCGCACCGGCAGCCCCGCCGAGCGGGTCTACGGCGCCGAGGGCTGGACCCGCTACGGCATCGTCCCGGCCTACGCCGCCGACCCGGACGGCTCCCTGGAGGACTGCAGCTTCTTCTACAAACACCTCACGACGCCGACCGGGTCGTAA